CACGACATTGTGGATCTGTTCCGAAAAGAGCAGGCTATTGCTGTCCGTGGGACTCTCAACCGAGCGAACGGTGAGACGTGGATCGAGTTCGTCGATGTATTCTCGGTTGAAAACGGTGTGATCGCATCGCTGAAAACGTACTCTCGTTCAACGCAGGAGTAACTCCGCGGCTATTCGTGGCTATCTATCGCTCTGGTCATGGGTGATCGATACCTCGCACTGTTTCTCCAGAATTTATCCAGCGCGACGAGATTCATCGGACAACACCGTGTTCGAGTATCGAATGTATCTCACCAGACAACGCTCACATACCAGTAGGCTCCTCGTACCCAAGGTTGCACTGTTGAGTTGTGCAACCGGTCAGTCCGTGCGCTTTGTTCCTCCCGCAACGATCGCTAACTCCGGTCGCTCTCGTTTCAATCCACTATAATCACCGTTTCGCCGGTAGTCGCTGTACTCAGCAAGCGCCTTGACCAGACACGTCGCTGCGCTGTTCGCATCTGGCAGTGGTGTCGTCGCTGCCGGCGTTCGTGAGTCCTCTGGCGCAAACACCACGCGGCTCACGCGCCCATCTGTTTGCTCGTGATACCGAAGCCGTGCTTCGTTCTCGAACCAACATCCTGAGATCGTTTCGCCCACCGCGCGATAGTTGGTGATGCGTGTAATCTGCGGAAGCTCCCAAGCACCGTTTGCTTCCTCGTTTCCGATGCCTGCTGCCGTTAGCACTCGTTCGACTTGCTCGGCATGTGTACAGTCCAGACACTGGCACGGTCGACACCACACACTGTCACCAACATCGACGACGTGACTGAGTTCAGCGGTTGAGACCGCACTGCGATTCTCGACCATTGACGGATTAACGCGCTGCCCCATTCGGTTGCGAAACTGCATAACTGGGAGGTTCATCGGTTATCACCCCACATCGAGTCTGTGAATCGATCAGCCGAGCTTACTGGACAGCCGGCACTATGTTCGAGCGGTACTCGACTCGTTTCAACTGTAATTCCGCAGTATCGGCACCGCACGACGTCAGAACTAACTAATTTCTCACACTGGTAGTTTGTATGATATTTTTCGATACCGTTACCTACGTCGGTCTCATTTCGGATCATGGGTTCTGTCGTTGAGAGAACCCCAGCGTTGGGTGTCCCTGCACCCGGCGTGATTTACGAACGAACACGCCTCCGGCACTGGCGTTCTCTACCGATCATCGTGCCGCGAACCATTATAAATATACTGATGATCTTCATACGAGTTTGTCATATTACCAGCTAACGGGAACGTATATCGAAAAAACCGTTCATTCTGTTGTGTCGTTACCCCTGTTCCCGATCTACTGTCGGGCCACACTCACATCAAAGCCTGACTGGTGTTACTCTCGATCGCCGCTCCCGAGCGCGCTTTCACCCACCGGTTCATGCCCCGCGATGACTTCCTGTCCTCCCATATATGGTTGGAGCGCATCGGGAACGTTCACAGTACCATCCTCGTTCTGGTAGTATTCGAGGATAGCAACCATCACGCGTGGAAGTGCAAGTCCCGAGGCGTTGAGCGTGTGGAGGTATTCTGCACTTTCGTGGCGCTCAGGCCGGTAACGCAGTCCTGCTCGGCGCGCTTGGAAATCCTCGAAGTTCGACGCACTCGACACTTCCAGCCAGCGACCGCCTTCTTCAGGCCCATCGGGCATGTCGTCAGCGGGTGCCCACACTTCGATATCGACCTGTTTCGATTGCTTATCACCGATATCACCGGCACAGATTTCGAGGATACGATAGGGCAGTTCGAGCCGACGGAGCGTCTCCTCAGCTTCATCCAATAATGCGTCGAAACGGTCGTAGCTCGTCTCCGGTTCGACGAAGTTGACCAGCTCGACCTTGTTGAACTGGTGGACGCGGACGATTCCGCGCGTTTCAGTGCCGTGCTCTCCGGCTTCACGTCGGAAGTTCGGTGTATACGCCTGATGTTTGAGTGGGAGATCATCACGGAGGAGGATCTCATCAGCGTACATATTCGTTACAGGGACCTCTGCAGTGGGACAGAGCCAGAGATCTTCGTTTTCGATCTTGTACGCGTCTTCGGCGAACTTCGGCAGCTGACCGGTCCCTGTCATCGATTCGCTGTTGATGGGAATCGGTGGGAAGACGTCCACGTATCCCTGCTCGCGGTGGAGATCGAGCATGAACTGGACGAGTGCGTGTTCGAGCCGCGCACCGTCACCAGTAAGGAAGTAGTAGCCACTTCCAGTCGTCTTTGCGCCGCGCGCCTCGTCGATAATAGCCAACCGTTCACCAAGTTCGTAGTGTGGAACAATCTCTGATGGAAGATGACGCAGCCCGTCGAAGCCCTCACGACGGAGCTCTACGTTGTCTTCTTCGCCCTCTCCCGGCGGAACACTCTCATGAAGGATCTGCGGGAGTTCGAGTAGCGCTGCCTCAAGCTCCTCGTTCAGTTCTTCTGCGCGTTCCTCGACGGTGTCGAGTTCGGCTTTGAGTTCCTGTGAGCGTTCGATCGCTTGCTGTGCTTCGTCCTCCTTTCCGTCCCGCTTGAGCTGACCGATACGCTCGCTGACCTCGTTGCGCTCGTGACGGAGCTCGTCGCCACGCGCTTTGAGTTTGCGCCACTCCTCGTCGATCGTGAGTACGCGATCGAGATCAACTTCGTCGGTCATTCCTCGTTTTTCGAGTGTGTCCCGAACGACATCTGGATGCTCGCGGACGAACTGCCTCGGTAACATGCGACCTGATTCCCACGGACAGAACTAAGGCGTATCGCATCCGTGATCTTCGTGAACACGAACGACAGAATCCTTTTGTCTCCTGCTCGTTCCTCTCTGGTATGGCTATCGGCGACCTGTATCCAGTCGAAACGGGCGACTGCACCGATCTGTATTACATCGACACCGGAATGTATGATACCCCTGAATATGGCGCGGTCTACATTCTCGATGCAGAGCGACCTGCTGTGGTCGACACCGGAATTGGCATGCGCTATGACGCTATTCTCGACGCAATAGAGAGGGTCGGTATTGCCCGCGATGAGCTCGAAATCATCGCGCCAACACATATCCATCTCGATCACGCTGGCGGTGCGGGGTATCTCGCTCGAGACTGTCCGAACGCCGACGTTGTCGTCCACGAGCGTGGTGCCCGCCATCTTGTCGATCCGTCGCGGCTAATCGCTGGTACAAAAGCCGCTGTCGAAGATCAGTGGGAGTTCTATCGTGAACCCATCTCCGTACCAGAAGATCGTATTCGGGAACTCACCGACGGCGATATCATTGATCTCGGTACCCACCAGCTGGTTACTCACCATGTGCCTGGTCACGCACCCCATCAGGTCGTATTCGAAGACCCAGAGAATAACGCTGTATTTACTGCCGACGCTGCCGGTATCTACGTGCCTGCCATCGATGCTGTTCGCCAGACGACGCCACCGCCGGACTTCGACCTCGAACAGTGTCTTGCTGATATCGAACTCATCCAATCACTTGAACCAGCGACGCTCCTATATGCTCACTATGGTCCCGCACCCACCGAACACCGACTTGATGAGTATGCCGACGTACTCACCGAATGGATCGAGTCTGTCGAAATGGTTCGACAGCAAAAGGATGACGTCGTCGATCACTTCATCGCCGAAACTCCGATGAGCGGCGTCTGGGGCGAACGAAAGGCTCGCGCCGAAGCGGCGATGAACACCCGAGGCGTCCTCCGGTATCTCGATACTCGTCACGACTGAATAGCTCTCTTATTTCCAGTATCTATCTCGGCCTCGTTTCAATCACTAAATCATATGATGTGATGAGTGAGTAGTTAGGGATATATTATTGATATTCGAAGATTTTAATTGATGTTCGGTAATTGAATAAATAACATTTGTATGAAAGTCACTTTCATTTAGAAATGCATCTAATCACCATTTTACCCATCTAAAGGCTTTTATCACTATTCTACATACCATTCACATCGGGATTGGTGAAACGGAATGAACATTGTCACCGCGCTCAGGCGGGAACTCACGAACACCACACCCACGGAACGGTCCCCCTACAAGTGCGGCGGCTGTGGGATGCGCTTTGAACTACAGCGACACGTCTGTCCTGCCTGTGGTGGGTACACGATTGAACGAACTGAGTGGCCCTGCCTCTCTGAGCGTTGACTCCGGCGTTCGATACGCAGTACCACAACCGATCTGGTGAGTGATTACGTTATTGTACGTATTCAAACTGAACACCGAAACAATTTTGTATAATATGAATAGTAAATATTTACTGTCGGCTATGCGCTTACTGCTACTCAACAGCCGACCTCCCCAGACACCACACTAACTCGACCTTGGAAACCGGTCAGACGTGTGCGTAGCATGACTCCCCGTCTGGTGGAGCCCTCCCTATTGTTGGTTTGTCACACAGCTACTCGAGCACTGTATAGTTCTCAAAATAGTTGGAGAGTGGCAGAAATCCGCTGGAGTCAGGCCAGAGCGGATATTACGAGCTCACTCCGAGCGCAGCCGCGACGTCGAGGAGGCCCGATCCTTGTTCGTTGCTAGACAGGCCGATGTCTTCGGCTGTATCCGTTAGGCGTTGACGTGCTTCGGTGTTCGTGTAGCCTTGTGCCATGAGCTGGGCACCAGCACCACTCACGTGTGGACAGGCCATCGATGTCCCACTGAGCGTTGAGTATCCACCGCCAGTGTACGTTGAGTAGATATCGGCTCCTGGAGCGGCGATCTCGACTTCCGGACCGGTTGAGGAGAAGCTTGCAAGTCCGTCGGAGCTGTTGGTCGCACTCACCGCAATAGCTTCTGGCTCGGCGGCCGGGTAGCCAACACAGTCGCTGCACGGTCCGCTATTACCAGCAGCAGCGACCACGAGAACGCCACGGTTGTAGGCGTATTGGACAGCGTCTGTGACCGCAGATGACTGACCGCCACCGAGGCTCAGGCTGGCGACGTCCCAGCCTTGATCGGCGACGTATTCGATTCCGGCAGCGACGTCCGAGAACGAGCCGCTTCCGGTACCAGTGAGTACCTTGACTGCGTGGAGCGTTGCGTTGGTGCTCACACCAACGACACCTTGACTGTTGTTGACCGCGTTGGCGGACCCGGCACAGTGCGTTCCGTGGCCGTTGTCGTCGTCCCAGTCGTAGTTGCAGTCCGATCCAGAACAGCTTGTAAATGCGGTTCCTGAACCGAGGTTGGCCTGTAGATCTGGGTGATCACTATCAATTCCAGTGTCGATGATAGCGATGTCGGCGCCGGAACCGGTATACCCACTGTCGTGAGCGTTGTCAGCGTCGACTCGGTCAACACCCCATGGGTTAGACTGAGCGAGCGCGTGCATCTGTCCGTTTTCTTCTACATATCGGACATCAGAACGCTGACGGAGTCCTTTTAGCGCCCGCTTTGGTACCCGAATCGTAGCAGCGTTGAATCCAAACTCTCGAACAGTCTGATTCGATGCTGAAATAGTCGCCTGTCGTCCACTCTCCTTGTCGTACCCGACGTTGACCTCTACAACATCGTCGGGACGAGCTGCTGCAAGCCCACCAAAACTGGCGAGGGCTGCAGTTCCGCCGATCGTTTGTAGCAACTGTCTCCGCGAAACAGGGTTTGTATTCTCTCGCATACCCAAGTAACCAATTATTTGGCACCAACTTATATTTTTTGCTCACTAATATATTGTGAATATATTATCGCACAATGCAATATTATATACAATACGCCGAAAACAAATTTTGTCACATATATTGACAATTCTCTATGGGTAATACTCGGGGTTGCTGTATTTTATATGCTGTTATTATAGTAATAACATGACAAAGGTTGTTATGAGGAAAAACACGAAAATAAAGTACTACGCGATCGTACAAGCAATTGTCTCGCGTCCTGAGAGTTGAACTCTCGCATACCCCGGACGTGAGACTTCCTACTTTGATTGACTGTAACTGTGTACGCGGAGAATGTGTGACGTACTCTTAGTGACGCGCACCGTCGATCACAGCTTGTCATTTGTCGCTCAGGACGCAGCCAATGTTACCGTGCTACTCTACCAATGAAATTCATAGTTCGCGTCCGATCATTTCAGCCCACGGTTCGAAACCAAACGTTTCGTAGAATGCTCGTGCGCGTTCGTTCGCTGGATCGACATCAAGGAGCATTCGATCAAGTGGGAGTGTTTGTTCGCGTGCATGATCGAGTGCGGCAGTGATGAGCATGGTTGCCGCATCAGTTCCTCGATATTCTGAGGAGAGATAGAGCTCGTTCAACACTGCTGCGTCCCAAATAAACGACAACGACTCGGGAAGGACGAACGCGTATCCGATCAGTTCGTCGTCCTCTGCAACGATAAGGCATCCGTCATCGCGTTCGATGCAGTCCGCGACCCACGAGAGGTAGCCACGTCGGTACTCTTCGGTGAGCTTTGCTTCGTACCGCTCTCCTTTCTCTTCGTCTTTCTGTCCAAGTTCCAACTCGAAAGACTGCTTGAGTGTCCAAAGACCATCCGCATCGTCCTGCTCGTACGGTCGCACCGTTATACCATCCATTTTGACCGTCACATACACGTGCTACTATTGATATCTGGTGGTTTTCCTCTTCATGCGTGAATCAGTCGTCGATAGAGATACGAATGGGCCGCTGCCCCTATCGCCTTAGAGTTCGTTTAACTTCCGGAGTAGCTGTCCTTGATACTGTTCATCGCTGTGCGTCCCTTTCAGTTCAAGGACATTGCGTTCGAGGCGGTCAAGAGCAACACGGAACGCCGAGTTGGCACCGTATCCTTCACCCGATCCAGCGACCTGACCACGGTTGGTCCGAAGACGGATTTGGCACTGGATGAGCGGCGTTCCACGGAGTTTTTCTTTGTGTTTCTGGAAGCGGACGTGTGCGTGCTCGACATTCATTCGTTGATATTTCTCAACGACCTGCTCGATGCTCTGTCTAATTTCTTCTCGTTGAAGCGTATTGAGGAGATCAATATTGGTAATCTGAACGTCGAGATATTCCTCTTCAGTAAACGTGAGTGCTCGGAGCACGTCAGTTTTGGTGAGAACGCCCGCAACGAGATCGTCTTCATCCATCGGGGTGACCACTAGTCCGCCGTAATCGTGTTCGAGCATCAGTTTGACAGCCGCTTCGACGGAATTTTCGAGCCCAATCGTCGTCACTGGGCTGCGCATCACGTCGTATACAGGAAGATCGAGAATTCGTTCTCTGTCACCGGCACGGTCGCCGTGGGTGGCCTTGTCCATGTCACGGACAGCGACGTCTATGATGTCGTGAGTGGTGACCATTCCCGTAAGCTTTCCACTCTCGTTGACCACTGGAAGTCGTGAAATCCCGTTCTCCCGAAGGAGGTTGATCGCACGCCCAATGTTGGTATCTTCTGTGGCTGTGACTACGTTTTCAGTATAGATCTGCTCGACAGAGAGGATATCGAGATTGTCGAGAACGGTTTCGAGGATTGCATCAGCAGTGATTATACCCCAGTGATCGTCGTGCTCGAAGACAGGGGCGACTTTCGTTCCTCCCTCGACGAGCATTCGTGCGACATCTCTCACGTCAGCGGTGCGGTCGATTTTCGGTGCCGATTCGGCCATTGCACCCACTTTCGTGCTGTCTTCAACGTGAGATTGTAACAATCTCCGCTCGGTGATGACTCCAGCGTACTCCCCGCTATTGGTAACAATGATCCCCTTCGGATTCTCGCGCTCGAAGATGGCCCGCACTTTTGCAAGGCGTTGGCCGGCATCGACCTCAACATCTTCTTGCGTCGCAATGTCTGCAATGTCCATGGTAGCCTCCGCGTCTCGTTTGTTTTGTATGGTAATCAAAGTGGCGCGCCAACGGCTATGGCCCTGGGACCTCTATGGCTAGTATGCTTTTCGACATCGGTATTCCCGATATCGGCGTTTTCGGGCCGTACACTTACCTCGCAACCGAATTCTTGTGGGGCTCAGTCGCGTTGTTGCTGTTATTACGCGCTGGTGCACTACGCACCGCAGCCCGCACGATACTCGTTCTCTATCCCTTCGCCTACATCTGGGACTGGTATACACTAGAAGTGGGCGTATTCAGTATCCCACTCCGAACCGGGATCGAACTGATCGGTATTCCCCTCGAAGAACACATCTTCATGTTCGTCGTCCCTGCGTTGGTCGTCGGCATCCACGAAAATCTGCGAGCACTCGACGACCACGCGCCCTCGATCCAAACTGAAAACAGGGACACACAGACTGATGCGAACACGAACCCACGAACAGATAGCTAGCACTGGAGCAGTGCCGTGTAATCTGATGTGGGGAAAGATTGGATAGGATGGGATGGGACTGGATGTGCCTATTCTCCTTCCCAGTAGTCGACATCGGAATCTGCGTGGAACATTTTCTGTAGCGTTACCTTTTTTCGTGGACCTCCGGGGGCTGCTCCCGCGACCATTCCGACCTTGTTCGAATCTGGGTAGACCATCACATCGGGTTCGTTCATCGTGGATACACACAGAAACCGAAGCGGTTCGTCCGAGGAGTTGATCACTTGGTGTGCGCCGTCTTCTCCTGCGGGGAGAGCAACGTAGCTTCCCTCGGAAATGTCGATCTCCTCTGTCTCTGTTCTGAGTCTTCCTGTCCCATCAAGCACGTAAATGGCTTCCTCGTTAGCGGTATGATAATGATAGGGAACTGGGCTTCGTTCCGGCGGTACCTCGTACAGTGTACAACCCAGCTCCTCGCCTCCAGCAGTCGCTCCGAGTCGGAGTCCCGTGCCAGCAAACTTCTCGCCGTGTGAGCGTTCCATTTGCTCTGCTTCGTCTTCGTGTACTACGCCATGCTCGTTCGGCATTACAACTATCTACAAAAGCCTGTTAAATCTATGTTCACCTAGCAGAGCGAAAGTAATCGGACCAAAAACTGCGTTAATAGTGTCTCGTTAGCAAGAGAACGGAAACAGAGTGACCAAAATAGTGGGTTCGGGCAGATTTGAACTGCCGACCTCCTCCATGTCAAGGAGGTGTCATAACCAGCCTAGACCACGAACCCGTTTTGCTGTTGCAATTCACTCTACTGCGGAGAGATACTTCAACCTTTCCGAATCGCTTCGCACATCCCGGCTTCGTATCGCCATTTGGCAAGTAGTTTTCGCCTTGATCTGTGCTATAGACACTCACTCACGCTGTCGACAGCATTAAGTCGATGTACACATTTGAACATGGTAGGACAACTTCGAACATTGGTTCCACTATGAATACATACATCGAGCGTGTGGCCGAGGGTGAGGATCTGACACAGGAAGAGTCTCGGGCAGCGGCGAGCGCCGTTTTCGAGGATGCGACAGAGGCACAAATCGGGGCACTCCTCACGGCACTACGCGCGAAAGGGGAAACAGAGCGTGAGATTGCCGGGTTCGCAGAAGGGATGCGTGATGCGGCACGCACGATCTCGCCAAGTCGTACACCACTCGTCGACACATGTGGGACGGGTGGAGACGACTACGACACAATCAACGTTTCGACGACCAGCGCTATCGTCGCCAGTGGTGCCGGTGTTCCCGTTGCAAAACACGGCAACTACTCCGTTTCGTCCTCATCGGGAAGCGCAGACGTTCTCGAAGAACTGAACGTGCAGATCGACGCCGAGCCCGCTGCCGTCGAACGCGGAATCGAAGCGCACGGCATCGGATTCAT
The nucleotide sequence above comes from Halocatena marina. Encoded proteins:
- the serS gene encoding serine--tRNA ligase, whose amino-acid sequence is MLPRQFVREHPDVVRDTLEKRGMTDEVDLDRVLTIDEEWRKLKARGDELRHERNEVSERIGQLKRDGKEDEAQQAIERSQELKAELDTVEERAEELNEELEAALLELPQILHESVPPGEGEEDNVELRREGFDGLRHLPSEIVPHYELGERLAIIDEARGAKTTGSGYYFLTGDGARLEHALVQFMLDLHREQGYVDVFPPIPINSESMTGTGQLPKFAEDAYKIENEDLWLCPTAEVPVTNMYADEILLRDDLPLKHQAYTPNFRREAGEHGTETRGIVRVHQFNKVELVNFVEPETSYDRFDALLDEAEETLRRLELPYRILEICAGDIGDKQSKQVDIEVWAPADDMPDGPEEGGRWLEVSSASNFEDFQARRAGLRYRPERHESAEYLHTLNASGLALPRVMVAILEYYQNEDGTVNVPDALQPYMGGQEVIAGHEPVGESALGSGDRE
- a CDS encoding MBL fold metallo-hydrolase gives rise to the protein MAIGDLYPVETGDCTDLYYIDTGMYDTPEYGAVYILDAERPAVVDTGIGMRYDAILDAIERVGIARDELEIIAPTHIHLDHAGGAGYLARDCPNADVVVHERGARHLVDPSRLIAGTKAAVEDQWEFYREPISVPEDRIRELTDGDIIDLGTHQLVTHHVPGHAPHQVVFEDPENNAVFTADAAGIYVPAIDAVRQTTPPPDFDLEQCLADIELIQSLEPATLLYAHYGPAPTEHRLDEYADVLTEWIESVEMVRQQKDDVVDHFIAETPMSGVWGERKARAEAAMNTRGVLRYLDTRHD
- a CDS encoding S8 family peptidase, which gives rise to MRENTNPVSRRQLLQTIGGTAALASFGGLAAARPDDVVEVNVGYDKESGRQATISASNQTVREFGFNAATIRVPKRALKGLRQRSDVRYVEENGQMHALAQSNPWGVDRVDADNAHDSGYTGSGADIAIIDTGIDSDHPDLQANLGSGTAFTSCSGSDCNYDWDDDNGHGTHCAGSANAVNNSQGVVGVSTNATLHAVKVLTGTGSGSFSDVAAGIEYVADQGWDVASLSLGGGQSSAVTDAVQYAYNRGVLVVAAAGNSGPCSDCVGYPAAEPEAIAVSATNSSDGLASFSSTGPEVEIAAPGADIYSTYTGGGYSTLSGTSMACPHVSGAGAQLMAQGYTNTEARQRLTDTAEDIGLSSNEQGSGLLDVAAALGVSS
- a CDS encoding N-acetyltransferase family protein, with protein sequence MTVKMDGITVRPYEQDDADGLWTLKQSFELELGQKDEEKGERYEAKLTEEYRRGYLSWVADCIERDDGCLIVAEDDELIGYAFVLPESLSFIWDAAVLNELYLSSEYRGTDAATMLITAALDHAREQTLPLDRMLLDVDPANERARAFYETFGFEPWAEMIGREL
- a CDS encoding CBS domain-containing protein, encoding MDIADIATQEDVEVDAGQRLAKVRAIFERENPKGIIVTNSGEYAGVITERRLLQSHVEDSTKVGAMAESAPKIDRTADVRDVARMLVEGGTKVAPVFEHDDHWGIITADAILETVLDNLDILSVEQIYTENVVTATEDTNIGRAINLLRENGISRLPVVNESGKLTGMVTTHDIIDVAVRDMDKATHGDRAGDRERILDLPVYDVMRSPVTTIGLENSVEAAVKLMLEHDYGGLVVTPMDEDDLVAGVLTKTDVLRALTFTEEEYLDVQITNIDLLNTLQREEIRQSIEQVVEKYQRMNVEHAHVRFQKHKEKLRGTPLIQCQIRLRTNRGQVAGSGEGYGANSAFRVALDRLERNVLELKGTHSDEQYQGQLLRKLNEL
- a CDS encoding lycopene cyclase domain-containing protein → MLFDIGIPDIGVFGPYTYLATEFLWGSVALLLLLRAGALRTAARTILVLYPFAYIWDWYTLEVGVFSIPLRTGIELIGIPLEEHIFMFVVPALVVGIHENLRALDDHAPSIQTENRDTQTDANTNPRTDS
- a CDS encoding cupin domain-containing protein, which gives rise to MPNEHGVVHEDEAEQMERSHGEKFAGTGLRLGATAGGEELGCTLYEVPPERSPVPYHYHTANEEAIYVLDGTGRLRTETEEIDISEGSYVALPAGEDGAHQVINSSDEPLRFLCVSTMNEPDVMVYPDSNKVGMVAGAAPGGPRKKVTLQKMFHADSDVDYWEGE